The Pontibacter sp. SGAir0037 DNA segment GTTTCGCAGCTATATCTTCTATGTTTTCAATTACATAGTTAAAATAATTGGTATCAGAAAAATACTTTTCAAAGTTCTCTTTAGCTTTATACCCCATTTCCTGGTACTTATTTTCATAATTTTCAACAATAGTTTCTATTTCAAGGATATCATTTTCATTTACTATTATTGCGAAATCATCCCATTTTGGTCCAAGTGGCAACATAAAATCATTTGAAACGATAACGGGTGAGACTCCAAGCTTCATAGCTTCAAACAACCTAATTGAATTAACTCCAAAACCTCTGGGACAAAGTGCAAACTTTGATCTTAATAATATATTATAATATTCTTCCTGTAGTTTTCGATCAGGGAAATCCCACAAATTGAAAGAATCAGAAGTGTTATTAATAAATATATCTTTTCTATTAAACTCTTGTTTAAAAATTGCATCTCGTATAGTATGAGAATTCCTTCCTACAAAACTGAAAAGAAAATCTTTACCTCCTATAACTTGTTGCTCTGCAGGATGTAAAAGTATAAAGGGATTATGGTAAGGATCATAATATGCAGAATAAGATGTGGTTCTATATCTGTTCAGAAAGTTACCAGATTTTTCAGCGCTTGTGAGTACCCCCCGTGCATAATAATAAGGATTATCTTGATTAGAAAGAATGAAACACTTATTAGGATGCTCTCTAAGAAGTTTATTATCTCTAATTTTTTTGCCATAATTTTCCCAAACTGCATCACAAATCAATATATATTCGGCAGAAACAGGATCATCTGTAATATAATGCGTTTTATCAGAAAATTCATATAGCTCAAGCATCTTTCGTTTTTGTGCCCTACCCCCTTCCGGAGTCATATCACAACTCGTAATATAGATTTTGCTCATTTTAATATCCTCTAAAACTGAATTACATTTTATGATTTTCAGCCTCCTGAATAAATTGTTCTCACTTCTAATAGTATATCAGAATTTATCAATCAAATTAATAAACCGACTAGCTGTTGCCTTAGGCGAATAATTTTTAAGTACCCATTCCCTGCACTGTTCTCCAACCTGTTTTAAAAAATTGGTCCCCTTAGCCATTTGCTCCTCTAATAAAGCAAGATTATTAAAATCAACACCTATATAGTGTACACCATTGATTGGCATGACAGGAAGGACACCACTCTATATTAACTAAACATTTTCTTTTTAAAGCAAATCATTTGCCTGAAGAAGGGAATTTTTAAAAGTTGTTTCTTTATGTAGAAATAATTTTGCTTCCTTATATACATATAACTGATTGGCTGTAAAGCATTTGCTTCAAAATCAATATTCACTCTAACTTCTTTATTCTCCTTCAAAGGGAACGGAAGTTCATTTGCATCTAATAGAGCAGCTGGATGTGTGGCAAATGTTGTGTGTGTAGCCATTTCATCAAAGCCAATATTTTTAATAAGATTAACGGCAGGTAAAACTGAATACTTTTTATTCTTTAGCTGATAATAAAGCCAGAAATAATCCCATGTATTTAATGCTCCATCAGAAATACTGTCAAAAATTTTTTTCCAGTATTCAATCCAAGGTTTATCTAGATCAACTGGTGAAAGTTTAAGCCTGCCATATAAAAAAGAGTTTTTATTATCTTCAGTTAATTTATCCCAATCAGGAAGATCATATAAAACTGCTTCTGATGCTCTTCTCCAGGTAGCCCATCCCCAAGCATTAAAATGTCTTGAATAAAAATAAGAAGCTTTATCATACTGATAACCGTAATTGCAACCATTTATAGTAATAACCTCAGGATTGTATCTAAACTTTTCCAGGAGCACTTTACAATACTTAAAAAAAGAAAGAGATGGAAGACAATCATCTTCTAAAATTATTCCTTCTTCTACTTCACTGAAAAACCAGTTAAGAGCTGTACTCACTGCTACTTTACAACCTAAATTTTTATTTCTGAATAAGGTTTTTACTTCACATTCCCAATCGACATCAGTTGCAATTTGGCGGGCAAGAGTACAATTGTTTACTTCTTGTATATTACCTTCACGAGCACCATCTGCGGCAACAAACAAAATCTTAGGTTTGATCTCACGGATTTTTTCAAATACTTTTTTTGTAGTACCGGGACGATTGAAAATCAGAAAAAGTATTGGTGTCTCAAACATAATTAATGTAAAAAGCTAATTAATTAATCTTTAAAAATAAGTCTTTTAAGCTTCCCTAGATTAATTCTTGTTCTTCTGTAAATAGTAACCCAATGAAACCTTGGATAATAAACCGTCATTCCTCTATAAAACTTCGAATAGTAACACGAATAAGAACTAAAAAGATCGTTACCATTCGTTAATAAGTTGCTTCTATAGGTATCAATTACATCTTTCAAATCAGGCCTAGCATCTAATTTTAGTGTTAAATATTCACAAATATTATCAGAATGAACCTTAACGCTACTAAAATGGTAAAATACCAAATCAGTTTTATAATTTACCACATAAGTATTATTCTTCTTTGTCAGCTTTCTCTCATGTAAATTCCACCCAGCCATATTGTAGCCTGGATCTTTTTCAATATACACCGTATTGAAAAATATTGGGGCGAAATTAAGCCACTTCTGATCGTAGAATAGTTGTAGTGTTGAATTATTATAACATTGATCAATGAGTCGTAACTTCCACCAATCAAGGAACCTGAAGGTTTCTTCATGCCTTGAGAGTGCTAAAAAACCTAAATTAAAAACCCCGGTTGCTAAAAAACTTTTTTCATCAATACCATGAGGATGCTCATTACTGGGCGATAAAATCTGAGGTGTAAGTACAATGGAATACTCAGAGAGCCGTTTCTTTAATGGCTCAAGACTTCCAAAAACCATTATATCTGGGTCAAAATATACAATATTATTTACATCTGCCTCTGTTTTAAAAATGTAATCAATAATAAAAGGCTTTACAGCAGTGTTTAATTCAGTTATATTGTATCGAACAATCATGCCTTCGAAGTCAGTTACAGGCACATCCTCTATTTCTACCATTGTAAAAGGAATCCTATCCTTAACATCCTCTTTGCCCTTTAGCTTATCTACCAGATATATCCTGAATCCTACTTCTGGATTTGAATCCTTAAGCGAATTGCCTAATGTTATAGCTTGAGCAAGGTAATTAATAGAACAGATTGTGAACGCTAGATTATTTAACACAATATTTTTAATAATAGTAATTTAAAATAAATTAAAAGTTTAATATATTCAAAGGAATTGCAGTTATACCTAAACCGTTTTAATCAACTTACAAGTTATTTAACAATTTTAAGCTTCCATTAGCTCAAGCACTTCTATTAAACTTGGAATGTCTACTGTTATATTAACGTTATGGGTTTCACTTGTATTACCAATATTTGACAAGTAGTAGTAATTATGATTTAAGTCTGACGCTAACGAAAAATAGCAATTATTATAAGGGTCATTAGCGTTTCTAAGCTCAAGAATCTTTCCGCCTTTTGCCATAAAAAGCATATTAGTTAAACCAGCTCCATGTAGTGAAACCAAATACTTAGTCTGATGCATCAAAGTTAACTGATCCTTAAATTCATAATCTTCAAAATAATGTAACTCATATCCAAATGATTCAAGTAAAGGAACTATAGAATCTTCATTTAATATTTTGCGTTTATTGGCTTTTTTTCTGCTTATATAAATTTTTCTAGTTGGGGCAAGATTGTTCTCCCTCAAAAATTTATCCCTTACTTTATTTATGTAAACCTGGTTATAGTTTCCAGACACAGGTGCAGTATGGGAAGGCAATATTAGTTCAGCTAAATGTACTCGCTGTATAGTGGAGTAGAACTCAACCTGCATATCCAACATTTCAAGCGATTGTAAGATAAATTCTTCTTTCTGATATGCCTTAGGAAGCAAAACAACATGGTTATTTAGTAATTTTTCAGAGGCAATTAATCTTGGAAGAGCATCTGTAAACCAATGAAAATAGCCACTACTCCATGAGTCAATAATCCAGATAGCTTTATCAACTTTCTTAGAGGAACGACATAACATTAGCAGCTTACAAATTTTTTCCTTTATAGAGTCTTTTTGTAAGAGAGCGTGATTTGAATAAAACTTTAATTTATATCTGTTAAATATAGTATTTCTTAATATATCCACATTATTTACCACTTCCACAGTTGTAGGAGTTATTTTAACAGACAGAGCAAATTGAAATAACACCCTGTCTTTTTCTTCAAAATTCCTTGGAAGATTTCTATCTACATTGTACTCTGGATGTGCAATAATCACTATTTAAAAATAATTTAGGCTAGTAAAATAAGATATATTGACGTAATTCATAGAAACACTATCTCGAAACCAGTATGCGTGGTTCGACTTGTTTTGAATTTTTCAACCTGATAAACCGCTTTTCTATCAGGTTCCATGAAAAGTAACCAGCTATTAGCGCAATCGGTATAGTTGCTAATGTTAACTCCAACTGATTAAAGTCAAAAAAATGTAATAAAACTTGTTGTATTACAAATCCATATATATACACTCCATAAGAAAGGTCACCAATCTTACTATTAAGCCCCCCAATCCATTTTGTATTAGCTAAACCTATTGTTAAAATAATGACGGGGAACATAAAAACTTCTAATAGAACATAAATATTATAAGCTATAGCAATCAATGAAACTATAAATAATATACTAGCAAGTTTTCCCTTATTCTTATAAGAATCAAATCTAAATGATGATAACAAAGCACCTGCAGTAAAATAAAGCCCAAAGTCTATCAATGCGAAAGGTCTAAAACCAGTCATCTTATAATTAGTTTGTTGACTTGCTAATATAAATGTATCAGGCTCTATATTAAACTGATTAAACAATACAAATTGTAAAAAATTACTATCATGAAATCTAAGCACATATAACACAATAAATGTCACTGCTAATAAAAGATTAACAATTTGCTTCCTCCTCCTAATAAAGAAGATAGAACTAAGCACTATATAGAAAAGTACCTCATAACGTAAAGTCCAAATTGATGCATTTATGAACACAGGATATGGGTTGTTTTTGATAGTATCTAATATTGTACCTTGAAAAGGTCCGAAGGGCAAAAGGTTGCTAATCACATAAGTATAGGGCTCTTTTGAGAGGGTAAAATAACCAATTGGGCTAAATGTATTGGACAGTAAGGAAAAAAATATCACTGTTAAAACAAGTACTACAAATAACCCTGGGAAAATTCTTAAAACCCTTTTTATGTAATACTCAGACAAGCTTGAGCTGTTATTCAAACTCTGCAAAATTAAATAACCACTTATAGTAAAAAACCCATATAAGCCTATTCTTGAAAAAGTAATCTGTTTATTAGTTAATTGGTACATCCCATCGTTATAGAAAACGCCTGTGAGGGTATATGAATGGGTAATGATAACAAGTATTGCAAACAACAACCTAAGAAAATCGAAATTATTATGGTGAGCTAACATTGTTCAAAACGTAATTGATAAATATAGTTAAATTAACTTCTTCGATAAGAGGCTACTTAGCCAACCTTTAAAAAAGCGAGTGTAGTTATCACCATTAATTACTTCTCCTTTATTGCATCAACAATCAATGAAGTGTATTCAAGTCTCCCACCTATATTACTTTTATCATGTTTGCTTGATCTCTTAACTTTACCAAAAGCTTCATCATATTCGTTGAAATTAAAGTTTCCTCTTTCGTCCCAATACTCCAGAAGTTCTACGGTAAAACCCGCTTTGTTTAAACTTTCAGTAATAGAATGGTAAGTATAAAGTATTTTGTGATCATCAGCACCAGGACCGTTTCCACCCGGCTTTACATACTCAATATATGATGAATTTGGATGTAACCCGTCTGGGACCGCAATACGAAGCCGTCCAAATTGTTTCAGAAATTTAAAAATATTCAAATTTGCTTCATCTGTTTGTACTATGTTAAGGTGCTCCCAAACATGTTCAGCGAAAACCACATCAACCAATCCCTCTTTAAAATAAAATTCCCAATCCTCATACTCCGTTATATCTAAGGTGTCAATGTCAGTAAGAATCCAGTCATCTATAGATATACCTCCGCTACCTACAACTAATTTTAAAGTATCAGAAGACTGTATCTTGCATTTCGTTTTATAGCGGTTAGCTTCTTTACATAAAATGTTATTTTCTTTTTCTAAATATTCTATCCTTAACCTTAAAGCATAATTATTCTTTACCAGCTCTGTCTTAGCGTCAGTATACTTCTTAATCAAGGGAATACTTTTCAATAAAGTCTTTATCATTACTTCTTTAGCTTGGGTGGGAGTAAATTAATTAAAAATTCATGATAAAAATATTTTGCAAAAAGCCGAAAAGGATTTTTATGTTCCTGCTCATAAAAAAGCTTTTTTTGATACAGCTGATTGAAATTCCTTAGTAATATTTCTTTATGCTTCACATGAAAGTATTCCAATACCTTGGCCACTTTGTCGCCTTGATTCGCATTCACAATAACAGAGCCTTCCCTTACCCTATAATCATACAAGACTTCTTGAATGTAGTGAAATTTCCATCCTTTTGCTCCTATCATGATCCATAAATCCCAGTCCTCATGGCCAATCAGCAATCTATTCTCATCGAATCCTCCTACACTGCTCCACGCCTCTCGTCTTACAACTGCACACATGTCTATACAATTCCCTCTGTGCATTGTATACATATCAAATTCATGTGGGGTGAACCTGGGAACTGTAGAATCTCCAAAAAAATTGGGAGCACCATACACCACACCAATTTCTTCATTTGCTTCAAGCACTTTTAGTGCCTTATAGATGTACTCGGGTCTAAGTTTATTATCACTATCCAGAAATAGCAAATACTTAGAATCAGATGCTCTTACTCCTCTATTTCTGGCAGCCGCCGGACCTTTATTTTCCTGGTAAAAAATTTTTATCTTCTGATCTTGCTGTTGCAGTTGCTTCAATAGCACATGCGTAGTACCATCTGTTGAACCGTCATCTACTATGATGATAGTATAGTTACCAGTAAAAGTTTGGTTGTACACGCTCTCTATGGCATCAGTCAAAAAATCTCCTGAATTATAGCAGGGAATAATTATGGAAATTACAGCCTTATCTGACATTTAACAAACGAGTCTTAATAAACATCCTGGTTCTGATTTCAAGATAATATAACCGCTCATAAATTTTTTTGCCATATGTAAGCTTAAACCATGGATACAGAAATACTATTTTATGAAATAAAGGCAATGTGTTAGCATAATTCAGGTATTCGCGCAGCAGTTTATCGTTAAGACTATTATTAGAGAGACTGGAAAATGTTTTGGTATCAGCATGCAGATCAAAAACCCCAAACTCAATTTCTGTACTGCAGATCTTTCTGTTCCGAAAGGCTCTGAGCAGAAACCAGTAGTCCATAGTTTGATGGTTATCCACTGGAAAGTTCCCTGTTTTAAGCTGTACATCTCTTTTATAAAAGTAGCTAACGGGATTAGCAGGAAACTTATGCAACCAGTAATGAGCTATAAATTTATAGTCATCTACAGCATCTCTATATACAACCTCCCCGTTCCAGAGAATTCTGAGCTTCCCGGTTACAATATCAGGCAAAGCAGGACTGTTAAACAATTGTATCACCTCGCTTAACACATCATCCTGATAATAATCATCTGCATTTAAATAGCCGATTACTTCACCGCCTGATAAGGCAAAGGCTTTGTTCATAGCATCAGACTGGCCCTGATCCGGCTCCGAGATCCACTTCAAATGACTATATTTTTTTAATATGTCAACAGTACCATCTGTACTTCCACCGTCAATTACAATATGCTCCCAATCAGCATGTCGCTGCTGTAATACCGATTGAATGGCTCGCTCAATATAGGCTTCAGCATTAAAGCATATTGTAAGTACACTAATTTTCATACTAAAAACTCAGGTATCTTTCTGCAACTACTTTAATTATAAGAATTAAGCAATTATAAAATTTCATTATATAGTTTTAAATAAGCAGATGCCTGTTTTGCTATAGTATACTTCTTCAAGAGATCTTCTCTTATCTGACCTGAATCAAATAAGCTTTTTCTTTCTATAAATATCTGAAGCGCTTCATATAAGGCTTCACCAGTTGTATCCTGAGCAAGCAGGCCATTAAAGTCTGGAATAACAACATCAGGTATGCCTCCAACATTAGTTGCGACAACAGGAGTTCCACATGCTAAAGCTTCCAGCATAACATTGGGAAGGTTATCTTCTCGACTTGGCAAGATAAAGACATCACAGGCGGCATAAACAATAGCCATAAGTTGCTCATCTCGTATAGCACCGAGATAAACAGTATTAGGTTTTGGTGCCGTATCTTGTATACCCACTGCACAAAATAATACCTGATCTTGATCACTGAACTTACTTATAACATCCTGCATCAGATCGAACCCTTTTCTTCTGACACTAAGCCGTTCGCTTACAAACAATGCAATTGTTTTAGCTGCAGGCAACCCCAAAGCTTCTCTTGCAAAACCTTTATTTAATGGCTTGAAAACATTTATATCAACACCATTCGGAATTAGAGTATGTGAAAAGCGATTTAGTATTGATTTATTAGTAGACAGCTGTAATAACCACCTTGACAGCGCCACAACAGACATGCTACGCACAGCTGATAGCGCCACCTCTTTCATATTTAGGTACTTAAGTTCAAGAGCGGCCAAATGAGGGTTTGCTGCAGCATCACCTAGGTAGTGAAAGCCTCCTTGTAGGGGATTCATATCGTGCAGGGTCCACACGATCGGCTTTACATTCTTTGAAAAGAAGGATGGATAATCCAGAAAGTCTGCCACCCAATGCAGGTGCACAATATCGGCTGCCTCGTAAGCCGGGTGCTGCGTAATGTCAAGGTCAGTTATAGGTGAAGTAAAAGCTTCGTAACTACCTTTCGCTTCATCTGCTGAGCCAGTAGTAACATCATTTTTATTTTGTGATCTGTTGACAGCTTTGCTTATGATCTTAGAAAAAATTCTTTTGTATAAAGGGAGTGGCGGCGGCAACGGAGGTGCAGGCTTTTTTAAGAAATTTTCTGTTTCATGGTTTAAGTACAAGAATTCAGAAGCAACCCCTAAAGCTAATAGGCCTTTATGCAGCCGGAAAGCTGCAATGCCTGCACCACCCGTTTTATAGGTAGAAACGTGCAGCACTTTCATTTCTTAAAAGCATAAATGTTTAACTGCATATCCATCCCATTGTATGTATTCAGATGCATGAAGGGTTGTCCCGAAGATAAACCCGGACTATTGATATGATACCTGAAACCATTTCTCTCTAGTATTGCCAATAATGCTGCAAGTTCCTGGCTGCTCTCAACAAAAGAATGATATTCAATAAAAATATTTTGTACAAAGTGTAATTTACCTTCACATTCTGCTAAAACCTTAAGCTCTGCCCCTTCAATATCAATCTTTAGAAAATTGACTTTTTGGGTTATATAAGTGCTGAGTTTTTCAGTCAGAATTTCCACCCTATCTACTATTCCGGATACTTCATTTAAGCTGCCACCATCCGCACCTTCAGAAAAGAATTCCATGCTGGTCTCTTCATCCCATAATGCTCTTTCTTTTAGTACCACATCACTTAGCCCTTGTACATTTGCCTGAAGCACCTGATACACTTTTGGGTCAGGCTCAAATGCCAGAATTTTAGCTTCAGGGAATAAAGTTTTAAAATAATAGATACTTAGACCTATGTTAGCACCACAATCTATAATGTAAGGATTTTTATCAGCACAATTAAAAGCATAAATGTTCTTTTTAAATATCTCATCATACATAAATATAAAGGAGGCACTATCCACAAAACTAAAGCTACCAGTAAGAAGAGATGTCATTCCCTCAATGTATCGTGGAATGTTATTAATTCTTTCTAACTCAAGTTGCTCATCGCTTTTTTTAACTTCCTGGTGTAATCTATTTGGGTATAAAACAGTTCTAATACTTTCTTTAATAGTTCGAGGAATAACACGACCAGCAATTTGCTTCATTTTCATAAGCGCGAAATGATTCAGTTGTTGCAATTGTACAGTAAGCTCCTTTGAATCAGACTTAGATTTTAAAGCGAATACAACTTCACTCGATAGAAGGTCAGCTTCTTTATTTTGTTTTATGTGAGGAGGTGAAGAAATACGTTGAAGTTTTTGATATGGCAAATTACTAAATTTATGCGCTACATCAAACGTATGCGTAGCTCCTGGTCCAAAACCAATATTTGAAACAAGATTAACATTTGGGTATACACACAAACCTTGGTTTAACCAGATACAAAAGGACCATTGATAATCCCAGAAGTCGCACCTGCGTTCCGGATCTTCTTTATGCTTTTCTGTTAAAGACTTATAAAAGCTAACCCAGCTTTTACTTATTTCTTTGGGGAAATAAGCATTCATAGATCTGTAGAGTTTAGCTTTATCAAATGCTAATAAATCGAAATTATACAATTGCCACGCCCGACGCCAGGTTGCCCAGCCCCATACATGGTTATAGGCAGAGTAGAAATAAGTATGTTCGCCCCAACTGTTATCTAAAAAGTTGTTACCGCCAATATGCATTATCTTCGGGTTGTGCTGGTATTTCTCCAGGCAATAAGCTGCATAAGTAAAGAAAGAGGGCGAAGGCAGGCAGTCATCTTCAAGAATTATACCTGCCTCTTCATGATCAAAAAACCATGTTATG contains these protein-coding regions:
- a CDS encoding exostosin family protein; the encoded protein is MSKIYITSCDMTPEGGRAQKRKMLELYEFSDKTHYITDDPVSAEYILICDAVWENYGKKIRDNKLLREHPNKCFILSNQDNPYYYARGVLTSAEKSGNFLNRYRTTSYSAYYDPYHNPFILLHPAEQQVIGGKDFLFSFVGRNSHTIRDAIFKQEFNRKDIFINNTSDSFNLWDFPDRKLQEEYYNILLRSKFALCPRGFGVNSIRLFEAMKLGVSPVIVSNDFMLPLGPKWDDFAIIVNENDILEIETIVENYENKYQEMGYKAKENFEKYFSDTNYFNYVIENIEDIAAKQIVPEVVILYFLDAKIFFKRISGFITRAKNRSSSYIRELI
- a CDS encoding nucleotide-diphospho-sugar transferase, whose protein sequence is MFETPILFLIFNRPGTTKKVFEKIREIKPKILFVAADGAREGNIQEVNNCTLARQIATDVDWECEVKTLFRNKNLGCKVAVSTALNWFFSEVEEGIILEDDCLPSLSFFKYCKVLLEKFRYNPEVITINGCNYGYQYDKASYFYSRHFNAWGWATWRRASEAVLYDLPDWDKLTEDNKNSFLYGRLKLSPVDLDKPWIEYWKKIFDSISDGALNTWDYFWLYYQLKNKKYSVLPAVNLIKNIGFDEMATHTTFATHPAALLDANELPFPLKENKEVRVNIDFEANALQPISYMYIRKQNYFYIKKQLLKIPFFRQMICFKKKMFS
- a CDS encoding glycosyltransferase, encoding MLNNLAFTICSINYLAQAITLGNSLKDSNPEVGFRIYLVDKLKGKEDVKDRIPFTMVEIEDVPVTDFEGMIVRYNITELNTAVKPFIIDYIFKTEADVNNIVYFDPDIMVFGSLEPLKKRLSEYSIVLTPQILSPSNEHPHGIDEKSFLATGVFNLGFLALSRHEETFRFLDWWKLRLIDQCYNNSTLQLFYDQKWLNFAPIFFNTVYIEKDPGYNMAGWNLHERKLTKKNNTYVVNYKTDLVFYHFSSVKVHSDNICEYLTLKLDARPDLKDVIDTYRSNLLTNGNDLFSSYSCYYSKFYRGMTVYYPRFHWVTIYRRTRINLGKLKRLIFKD
- a CDS encoding DUF563 domain-containing protein encodes the protein MIIAHPEYNVDRNLPRNFEEKDRVLFQFALSVKITPTTVEVVNNVDILRNTIFNRYKLKFYSNHALLQKDSIKEKICKLLMLCRSSKKVDKAIWIIDSWSSGYFHWFTDALPRLIASEKLLNNHVVLLPKAYQKEEFILQSLEMLDMQVEFYSTIQRVHLAELILPSHTAPVSGNYNQVYINKVRDKFLRENNLAPTRKIYISRKKANKRKILNEDSIVPLLESFGYELHYFEDYEFKDQLTLMHQTKYLVSLHGAGLTNMLFMAKGGKILELRNANDPYNNCYFSLASDLNHNYYYLSNIGNTSETHNVNITVDIPSLIEVLELMEA
- a CDS encoding acyltransferase translates to MLAHHNNFDFLRLLFAILVIITHSYTLTGVFYNDGMYQLTNKQITFSRIGLYGFFTISGYLILQSLNNSSSLSEYYIKRVLRIFPGLFVVLVLTVIFFSLLSNTFSPIGYFTLSKEPYTYVISNLLPFGPFQGTILDTIKNNPYPVFINASIWTLRYEVLFYIVLSSIFFIRRRKQIVNLLLAVTFIVLYVLRFHDSNFLQFVLFNQFNIEPDTFILASQQTNYKMTGFRPFALIDFGLYFTAGALLSSFRFDSYKNKGKLASILFIVSLIAIAYNIYVLLEVFMFPVIILTIGLANTKWIGGLNSKIGDLSYGVYIYGFVIQQVLLHFFDFNQLELTLATIPIALIAGYFSWNLIEKRFIRLKNSKQVEPRILVSR
- a CDS encoding glycosyltransferase family A protein, with protein sequence MSDKAVISIIIPCYNSGDFLTDAIESVYNQTFTGNYTIIIVDDGSTDGTTHVLLKQLQQQDQKIKIFYQENKGPAAARNRGVRASDSKYLLFLDSDNKLRPEYIYKALKVLEANEEIGVVYGAPNFFGDSTVPRFTPHEFDMYTMHRGNCIDMCAVVRREAWSSVGGFDENRLLIGHEDWDLWIMIGAKGWKFHYIQEVLYDYRVREGSVIVNANQGDKVAKVLEYFHVKHKEILLRNFNQLYQKKLFYEQEHKNPFRLFAKYFYHEFLINLLPPKLKK
- a CDS encoding glycosyltransferase family 2 protein gives rise to the protein MKISVLTICFNAEAYIERAIQSVLQQRHADWEHIVIDGGSTDGTVDILKKYSHLKWISEPDQGQSDAMNKAFALSGGEVIGYLNADDYYQDDVLSEVIQLFNSPALPDIVTGKLRILWNGEVVYRDAVDDYKFIAHYWLHKFPANPVSYFYKRDVQLKTGNFPVDNHQTMDYWFLLRAFRNRKICSTEIEFGVFDLHADTKTFSSLSNNSLNDKLLREYLNYANTLPLFHKIVFLYPWFKLTYGKKIYERLYYLEIRTRMFIKTRLLNVR
- a CDS encoding glycosyltransferase, translated to MKVLHVSTYKTGGAGIAAFRLHKGLLALGVASEFLYLNHETENFLKKPAPPLPPPLPLYKRIFSKIISKAVNRSQNKNDVTTGSADEAKGSYEAFTSPITDLDITQHPAYEAADIVHLHWVADFLDYPSFFSKNVKPIVWTLHDMNPLQGGFHYLGDAAANPHLAALELKYLNMKEVALSAVRSMSVVALSRWLLQLSTNKSILNRFSHTLIPNGVDINVFKPLNKGFAREALGLPAAKTIALFVSERLSVRRKGFDLMQDVISKFSDQDQVLFCAVGIQDTAPKPNTVYLGAIRDEQLMAIVYAACDVFILPSREDNLPNVMLEALACGTPVVATNVGGIPDVVIPDFNGLLAQDTTGEALYEALQIFIERKSLFDSGQIREDLLKKYTIAKQASAYLKLYNEIL
- a CDS encoding FkbM family methyltransferase; translated protein: MAADGPRPGKEGEAELCNQTRQLVKNGIDWDCELKFLFRDENLGCGLAPSSAITWFFDHEEAGIILEDDCLPSPSFFTYAAYCLEKYQHNPKIMHIGGNNFLDNSWGEHTYFYSAYNHVWGWATWRRAWQLYNFDLLAFDKAKLYRSMNAYFPKEISKSWVSFYKSLTEKHKEDPERRCDFWDYQWSFCIWLNQGLCVYPNVNLVSNIGFGPGATHTFDVAHKFSNLPYQKLQRISSPPHIKQNKEADLLSSEVVFALKSKSDSKELTVQLQQLNHFALMKMKQIAGRVIPRTIKESIRTVLYPNRLHQEVKKSDEQLELERINNIPRYIEGMTSLLTGSFSFVDSASFIFMYDEIFKKNIYAFNCADKNPYIIDCGANIGLSIYYFKTLFPEAKILAFEPDPKVYQVLQANVQGLSDVVLKERALWDEETSMEFFSEGADGGSLNEVSGIVDRVEILTEKLSTYITQKVNFLKIDIEGAELKVLAECEGKLHFVQNIFIEYHSFVESSQELAALLAILERNGFRYHINSPGLSSGQPFMHLNTYNGMDMQLNIYAFKK